CTCCATGCTGCACCACAAATTTAGGATTCATCCATCTCGATAGGTCAGACGTTGTCGGTGGAGGTGGAGGACGGCAGCAGCAGAGGCTGCGTGAcggccgccgacgccgccgccttGCTCCGgatgccaccaccaccgccgccgccggccgcaaGGAGCCCCTCGCGGTCGCCGGCGCCGGAGAcgacgagggcggcggcggcgtccctgGCGATGCGCGCCCTCTCCTCGCTCTTGCCCCAGAGCACGAGGTAGAGGCCGGCGATGATGAGCACGGCGCCGATGATGCCGCCCAGGTAGAACTTCTCGCCCAGGGTGAGCGACGCCATGATTGCCACCACCAGCGTCTGCACCGGCTGGTACACCGCCACGAACACCGGACCACCGCGGTCGATGCACCAGATCTGCACCGCGAACGCCACCCCCGACGCGATGAACCCCTGCATGCATGCACCCTCTGGATGGTTAGGACTTTATTTGGGGCCAATTAAGAACAACAATATATAGTCCAAAAGGTTGTTTATTTGCTTCAGGGGATCGGATCTGATGATGATCGATAAACAAACAACTAGTTAATTAACCCAGCTAGCCAGCAGCTTTTCAGTTGATAATAATGTATACAGAATATGAATGAAAAAGGCGTCATTTgtacagctagctagctattaGCTTTTTGGTTGTTGCGTGCACCACTTTAGTATACTTTGTGCCTCAGAAATGCACTACTACTCTGTCTATGTCTCCATCACATGACAGGTGCCTGACGTGGCAAAAATCTCGATCTCATTCTCTTGCTACATGTTTATGTACTTGTGCTGGATAATTGAGTAGTACTACGTACTCCGTATGTACTCAATCCATTTCAAATTGTAAGTAATTTGagttttttaatatcaagtttgaccactcgtcttattcaaagttttgtacaaaatatcacttttttttgtattggtttattaataaaagttcttcaaaaatgacttaaatttgactatatttgcacaaattttttaaataagacgagttGTCAAACTTAAAGTAAAAAAAGttaaacgacttataatttgagatggagggagtactatatatatatatgctactaTAGCCTGCTTGTTTTGagcattttgcaatttttttttcttacaaTAAATTAGGAACAATACTTTTAGTCATGATTTTTTTCTGCCGAGAGAACAGACTTGACGTATTTATACTCACGGCGTATAGGATTGTGAAGAGCTCGGATCCGGAGTGGAATTTCCAGGCGTCGGCGTCCCTCTCCATGAAGGCGGCGATGACGAGGAACTGGATGACGCCGAAGAAGCAGGTGTAGGAGGTGACGGAGAGCCGCGCCGGGTACTTCTTCAGCACGGGGGCCTGGAGCACCAGCCAGCCGGACCACGACAGGCAGTGCCCGATCAGGTACACGCAACCCAGCGTCCAGTTCTTCTCGCCggcggccacggccacggccacctgctgcagctggagcttgtcgccgccgccgccgccgccgctggggcCGAAGATGGTGGGGCCCTTGTAGAGCGTGATGACGGACGCACCCGCCACGCACGCCAGCGTCCCGGCCACCTTGGCCACGCCGTCGCGCCGGTCCAGCCGGACCTTCTCGatccgcagcgccgccgccatggcgAAGGTGATTGCCGGCACCGAGTTCTGGATCGCCGACGCGAACGTCGGCGACGTGTTGTCCAGCCCCAGCAGGTAGAACCCTTGGTTCGCCGTGatgctgatgatgatgatgatgacatcaaCCATGCATGCGTATGCGTGCATATATAATTACTACTAGGATTTTTACTGTATCAGTCATGATCATGATGCAAGCAGGATATATTTTTACCCGCAGAGCGCGAGGAGGAAGAACTGGATGACGAAGTTGAGGGTCAGCTGCGGCCTGTCCTTCCTGCAGCAGGCAGTTCATAGAcaacaacatcatcatcatcatcatcagcgaGCACGTACAGCAGGCAGGCATTATTCCAGCAAGCAGTGCAAGCAGTGTGGCCGGGCGGCGTACTTCTCGAGAAAGTAGGCGAAGGGGACGAGGAGGCAGAGCGCGATGATGTTGCGGTAGACGGGGAAGACGAGCTTGCTGATGCCCATGTTGAGCGCCAGCCGCGACACCACGTGGAACCCCGCGTAGCCGAACTGCAGCGCCAGCAT
This window of the Sorghum bicolor cultivar BTx623 chromosome 7, Sorghum_bicolor_NCBIv3, whole genome shotgun sequence genome carries:
- the LOC8057807 gene encoding protein WALLS ARE THIN 1; translation: MADAGEGRRVCGMPEKAQLHVAMLALQFGYAGFHVVSRLALNMGISKLVFPVYRNIIALCLLVPFAYFLEKKDRPQLTLNFVIQFFLLALCGITANQGFYLLGLDNTSPTFASAIQNSVPAITFAMAAALRIEKVRLDRRDGVAKVAGTLACVAGASVITLYKGPTIFGPSGGGGGGDKLQLQQVAVAVAAGEKNWTLGCVYLIGHCLSWSGWLVLQAPVLKKYPARLSVTSYTCFFGVIQFLVIAAFMERDADAWKFHSGSELFTILYAGFIASGVAFAVQIWCIDRGGPVFVAVYQPVQTLVVAIMASLTLGEKFYLGGIIGAVLIIAGLYLVLWGKSEERARIARDAAAALVVSGAGDREGLLAAGGGGGGGIRSKAAASAAVTQPLLLPSSTSTDNV